The Sinorhizobium arboris LMG 14919 genome includes a region encoding these proteins:
- a CDS encoding sugar-binding transcriptional regulator — translation MQITSPVVMAQSESERLRARVVWLYHVENYTQNDIAKQLGINRVMVVRLLAEARRRNEVRVSISSPLSDMVALERELEIAFGVARAIVAPFSDPDGDPTKVIAAAAGTLISGMMKSGMMVGVGWGRTLYNTLPFIAGATLEDFRVVSLLGGISAARRFNPAEFAWQFAELFMGEGFLVPAPAVVDSPETKHALLERCGLAAIFEMADKLDVALLSVGGISALTTSYRTGYLSEADRRSLIDAGAVGDVLYNFIDKQGNLIDHEVNSRVISVDLDRLRRTPERVLISGGPEKLHALLASLTTIKPTTFVTDEQTAKALLSAVAEQTDT, via the coding sequence ATGCAGATCACGTCTCCAGTTGTGATGGCCCAGAGCGAGTCCGAGAGACTGCGAGCTCGCGTCGTGTGGCTGTATCACGTGGAGAACTATACGCAGAACGATATTGCCAAACAGCTTGGAATTAATCGCGTGATGGTCGTGCGACTCTTGGCGGAGGCGCGGCGTCGTAATGAGGTGCGCGTTTCCATTTCGTCGCCGCTGTCAGACATGGTGGCGCTCGAAAGGGAGCTCGAGATCGCTTTCGGGGTAGCGCGGGCAATCGTCGCGCCATTCAGTGACCCTGATGGAGACCCTACGAAAGTTATCGCCGCCGCCGCCGGAACGCTCATATCCGGGATGATGAAATCCGGGATGATGGTCGGCGTGGGCTGGGGGCGAACCCTTTACAATACGCTGCCCTTCATTGCTGGGGCTACTCTTGAAGACTTCCGCGTCGTCTCCTTGTTGGGGGGCATTTCTGCGGCGCGGCGTTTCAACCCAGCCGAATTTGCCTGGCAGTTCGCGGAACTATTTATGGGGGAGGGATTCTTGGTTCCCGCGCCGGCTGTGGTCGACAGTCCGGAAACCAAGCATGCCCTCCTCGAGAGGTGTGGGCTTGCGGCCATCTTCGAGATGGCGGACAAACTCGACGTCGCCTTATTGTCCGTCGGAGGGATTTCGGCCCTCACAACAAGCTATCGCACGGGCTATCTGAGCGAGGCTGACCGCCGCTCCCTCATCGATGCGGGCGCAGTCGGCGACGTCCTTTACAACTTCATCGACAAGCAGGGCAACCTGATCGATCACGAGGTTAATTCCCGCGTGATCTCGGTGGATTTGGACCGCCTGCGTCGCACGCCGGAGCGTGTGCTGATCTCGGGCGGTCCGGAAAAACTGCACGCGCTGCTCGCCTCACTCACCACCATAAAGCCGACCACGTTCGTAACCGATGAGCAAACGGCAAAGGCGTTGCTGTCGGCGGTGGCTGAGCAGACGGACACATAG
- a CDS encoding ABC transporter substrate-binding protein: MTILSTGVSRRRFLRQTAVLGLAAGAASSLRLPAFAQSDLPDIQSILDKISVKDYVREDYRKLYSMSDEPLWDPSKDWIRTVDWEQVRSEQSGKTVRFAVGAADQESAAEGLKPFEQLSGIKVELVPIPDDSFYDKAVSEFISGNASFDALQFFSPWLGDFAGPGFLYELTEFAEKWKLPLDDFYDTYRLNYGYFGGKLVGIPFDCDIQMVHLRKSIMEKILGGPIDRASSVPSYDELIRITAEANKLGGGVSGVGLMAARGFWATYTWEHIAAQAGLKLFDDQWNPQLTSDAGMKAMEIIMALQKNAIEGVSGAGWGENRAAWLGGQVAANISWQDSGTQAMRPDQSKIVDDFVTIYEPRISGGVFAPPNIAGSTSCVAATSQNPEGAFLMLAFLTTSSIMAMNEANANGVAPGYRSVLANERLRAVSQPAKVWADSLEHAWCAPRLPGMFEMEQALGNEINRAVTGQISAKEALENGQAAWKSIMEKNGVSGGNGPVAYADVAPGMYVGGGKALPF; the protein is encoded by the coding sequence ATGACTATCTTGAGTACGGGTGTGTCGCGTCGCAGATTTCTGCGACAGACCGCGGTGTTGGGCTTGGCCGCCGGTGCGGCCTCCAGCCTGAGGCTGCCAGCCTTCGCCCAGTCCGATCTTCCGGATATCCAGTCCATTCTCGACAAAATCTCGGTTAAGGACTACGTGCGGGAGGACTACCGCAAGCTCTATTCGATGTCGGATGAACCGTTGTGGGATCCCTCAAAAGACTGGATCAGAACGGTCGATTGGGAACAGGTACGTTCGGAACAATCAGGTAAAACCGTCCGCTTCGCGGTCGGAGCAGCAGACCAGGAGTCGGCGGCTGAGGGTCTCAAGCCGTTCGAACAGTTGTCCGGCATCAAGGTGGAGCTTGTTCCGATCCCGGACGATAGCTTCTACGACAAGGCGGTTTCCGAGTTCATTTCGGGCAACGCTTCCTTTGACGCGCTGCAATTTTTCTCCCCGTGGCTGGGTGATTTCGCCGGCCCAGGCTTCCTGTATGAACTCACCGAGTTCGCCGAAAAGTGGAAGCTCCCGCTTGACGACTTTTACGACACATACCGCCTCAATTACGGCTATTTCGGTGGAAAGCTCGTCGGCATTCCGTTCGACTGCGATATTCAGATGGTGCACCTTCGCAAGTCGATCATGGAGAAGATCCTTGGCGGACCGATCGATCGTGCGAGCTCCGTTCCGAGTTATGACGAGCTCATCCGCATCACCGCCGAAGCGAATAAACTCGGTGGTGGTGTATCAGGCGTCGGCTTGATGGCGGCGCGTGGCTTCTGGGCTACCTACACTTGGGAACACATCGCCGCGCAGGCCGGGTTGAAGCTTTTCGACGACCAGTGGAACCCCCAATTGACGAGCGATGCGGGAATGAAGGCCATGGAAATCATCATGGCGCTTCAGAAGAACGCCATCGAAGGGGTCTCGGGCGCCGGCTGGGGCGAAAACCGTGCGGCCTGGCTCGGCGGCCAGGTTGCTGCCAATATTAGCTGGCAGGACAGCGGCACACAGGCCATGCGCCCGGACCAGTCTAAAATCGTTGATGATTTTGTGACGATTTATGAGCCGCGGATTTCGGGCGGTGTATTCGCTCCGCCGAACATCGCAGGCTCGACATCTTGCGTCGCTGCAACCTCGCAGAACCCCGAAGGCGCCTTTCTGATGCTCGCCTTCCTTACAACCTCCTCCATCATGGCCATGAATGAGGCCAACGCCAACGGCGTGGCGCCGGGCTATCGCTCCGTGTTGGCGAATGAGCGGTTAAGAGCGGTCAGCCAACCTGCTAAGGTCTGGGCGGATAGCCTTGAACATGCCTGGTGCGCGCCCCGTCTTCCGGGCATGTTCGAGATGGAACAGGCTCTCGGCAACGAAATTAACCGCGCAGTTACTGGCCAGATCTCCGCCAAGGAAGCTCTTGAGAACGGCCAAGCGGCCTGGAAGAGTATCATGGAGAAGAACGGCGTCTCAGGCGGCAACGGCCCCGTCGCTTATGCGGACGTGGCCCCAGGCATGTATGTTGGTGGCGGCAAGGCTTTGCCGTTCTAA
- a CDS encoding carbohydrate ABC transporter permease, giving the protein MAHLSEKLEKGAAKAAPAAAVYSARRPRSATAKKMFPYLLVGPAVLYLLAITLYPGLFAMYQSLFVVKFVNWSWAGLGNYTRIVQDREFWVALGNTAIIGGLSLSLQTIIAMTVAFFCYRDPFVRGWRIVFLMPMLFMPSAVAFIWKLAFNDGRVISDLLMSLGLVSNNVDWLSSVWLARLTLIVADVWQWTPFLFIIFVGALQGQDEEIEEAARLDGASWSSIFWNISLPMMRPIIVVAVTLRGIDITTMFTNVYIMTQGTPGGATETMSYFIYRQGFRMFNFGYASAASVLMLLITIVIAQTIVKRAFKSGKS; this is encoded by the coding sequence ATGGCACATCTATCTGAAAAACTTGAAAAGGGAGCGGCAAAAGCCGCTCCCGCTGCGGCGGTGTACTCGGCCCGCCGCCCTCGCTCCGCGACCGCGAAGAAGATGTTTCCCTATCTTCTTGTCGGACCAGCGGTCCTGTACTTGCTTGCGATCACGCTCTACCCAGGCCTGTTCGCGATGTATCAGAGCCTTTTCGTCGTCAAGTTCGTGAACTGGTCGTGGGCCGGCCTCGGGAACTACACGCGGATCGTTCAGGATCGCGAATTCTGGGTTGCACTGGGCAACACCGCAATTATCGGCGGCCTGTCGTTGTCACTCCAGACAATCATAGCAATGACAGTTGCGTTCTTTTGCTACCGCGATCCATTTGTACGTGGCTGGCGGATCGTCTTCCTGATGCCCATGCTGTTCATGCCGTCGGCGGTAGCATTCATCTGGAAGCTCGCGTTCAACGACGGCCGCGTGATTTCCGATCTGCTGATGTCGCTCGGACTGGTGTCGAACAATGTCGACTGGCTGTCATCCGTATGGCTGGCACGGCTTACGCTGATCGTTGCCGATGTCTGGCAGTGGACCCCATTCCTCTTCATCATCTTTGTCGGCGCCCTCCAGGGCCAGGACGAGGAAATTGAAGAGGCTGCCCGGCTCGACGGAGCAAGCTGGTCGAGCATCTTCTGGAACATCTCGCTTCCGATGATGCGGCCGATAATCGTCGTGGCGGTAACGCTGCGCGGTATCGATATCACGACGATGTTCACCAATGTCTACATTATGACCCAGGGCACGCCCGGCGGCGCGACGGAGACAATGAGCTACTTCATCTATCGCCAGGGCTTCCGGATGTTCAACTTCGGTTATGCATCCGCCGCCTCTGTCCTCATGCTCCTCATCACGATTGTCATCGCCCAAACGATCGTCAAGCGTGCATTCAAGTCAGGGAAGTCGTGA
- a CDS encoding carbohydrate ABC transporter permease — MASVRKSGGDNLFVRYIILVSWALVCVVPILWFLTIGFRPRTEIIVPEPIYWPTWSLDAWRLLVSDWPIALYLRNSIVAVAGSVVIDLVLAIPAAFALARYDFKGREDIGFYILSTRMMAPAIVAVPIFFLFRNIGLLDSVWALMLIYAAINLSLVTWIIRSYMLDIPKELEDAARTDGAGDLTILWEIMIPACLPGIITAAVIAAIFAINEFLFTLLIASTSKAYTMSVALANFTGGSDGVIYNAIALVSFIAFAPILILVILIQKHLSRGLTMGAVKG, encoded by the coding sequence ATGGCCAGCGTTCGCAAATCAGGCGGCGATAACCTTTTCGTCCGCTACATCATCCTCGTCAGTTGGGCGCTGGTCTGCGTGGTGCCAATTCTGTGGTTCTTGACGATTGGCTTTCGCCCGCGCACCGAGATCATTGTTCCAGAACCCATTTACTGGCCGACTTGGAGCCTGGATGCATGGCGCCTGCTTGTAAGCGATTGGCCCATCGCGCTCTACCTGCGAAACTCGATTGTGGCCGTAGCGGGGTCCGTCGTAATCGACCTTGTTCTTGCGATCCCGGCAGCCTTTGCGCTTGCCCGGTACGACTTCAAAGGGCGCGAAGATATCGGCTTCTACATCCTTTCCACGCGGATGATGGCCCCGGCGATCGTCGCTGTGCCGATCTTCTTCCTCTTCAGGAACATCGGCCTGCTCGACTCCGTCTGGGCTCTCATGCTCATCTACGCGGCTATCAATCTCAGCCTCGTGACCTGGATCATCCGTAGCTACATGCTGGATATCCCGAAGGAGCTCGAAGACGCGGCACGGACTGACGGCGCAGGTGACCTGACCATTCTCTGGGAGATCATGATACCGGCCTGTCTGCCCGGCATCATCACCGCGGCGGTCATCGCGGCCATTTTCGCCATCAACGAGTTTCTCTTCACACTCCTCATCGCCTCGACGTCGAAAGCCTACACGATGTCAGTTGCGCTCGCCAACTTCACCGGCGGCTCCGATGGGGTGATCTACAACGCAATCGCACTCGTCTCGTTCATCGCCTTCGCGCCGATCCTGATCCTTGTGATCCTGATCCAGAAGCATCTTTCGCGCGGGCTGACGATGGGTGCCGTGAAAGGATAA